The sequence atattttaaaaatgtctcAGCATGGCGCGGCTTTGCAAACGTATAATCAAGAACTTGTCAAgtgtaagtaatttataacctcattgttttttattattgtttacgtattatgaatatttcgtttgattaaaaatattttaaattgttatgtAGGTTTAGAAGACGTAAAATGTAAAAGAGCAAGTTTACAAGCCGAGATAGACattgaagaagaagaaaaacatATTCTAGAacgtgaaattaaaaaaatgcaacaTAAATTATCGCAAATAAATGACagtctcaataaaaaaattttagttagaaatgaatataata comes from Microplitis demolitor isolate Queensland-Clemson2020A chromosome 8, iyMicDemo2.1a, whole genome shotgun sequence and encodes:
- the LOC103572515 gene encoding microtubule nucleation factor SSNA1; amino-acid sequence: MSQHGAALQTYNQELVKCLEDVKCKRASLQAEIDIEEEEKHILEREIKKMQHKLSQINDSLNKKILVRNEYNRIISDTEAHYMKIVDSSQMLLAVVQRETSTLDQSLRKSTTDKSQSHHQ